The Deinococcus reticulitermitis DNA window GGGCCGCGAGTACGAGCAGGGCATTTCCGACGCCTATCTCGGCGGGCTCAACCGCCTTTACGACGAGTGGGTGAGGACCTTCGACGCCTGCCCGGTGGTGCGCCTGGACGGCGACGCGCTCGACTTCGTGCACCAGCCGCAGGCCTTCGAGTGGGTGTGCGGGCGGGTGCAGGCGCACGGCTTCGGGCTGCCGCTGCTGCGCTGAGACACGAACCCTTGAGGTGGTGTGGGGAGCGCGCGCGTCCTCACGCGGTCTCATCTGGCATCATCCCTCCATGCGCCTCCCTGACCTCGCCGCCGCCCTGGGTCTTTCTGCCGCCGAACTGCCGGACCTGGGCGTGCGCGGCGTGACCCACAACGCCGACTGGGTGACGGCGGGTGACCTGTTCGTGGCGATCCGGGGCGCGCGCTTCGACGGCCACGCATTTATCGCCCAGGCCCAGGAGCGCGGCGTCGTCGCGGTGATCGGGGAAGGGTTGCCAGCGGGGGAGACCTGTGCCCTGCCTTATCTGAAGGTGCCGGATGCCCGCGCGGCGCTGGCCGACGCGGCGTGTGCCCTGCACGGTCACCCCAGCCGCGAACTCAGGGTGGTGGGCGTGACCGGCACCGACGGGAAGACCACCACGAGCTGGCTCACCCGCCACCTGCTGCGGGCGGCGGGACTGAAGACGGGCCTGCTGAGCACTGTCGGCTACGAGCTGCCGGACGGCGAACTGCGGCACTTCCCGGCCCACTTCACCACCCCGGAAGCCCCGCAGGTGCAGGCGACGTTGCGCGAGATGGTGAACGTCGGCGCGCAGGCGACCGTTTTGGAAGCGAGCAGCCACGCCCTCGCGCTCGACCGGGTGCGCGGGGTGGCGTGGGACGTGGGCATCTGGACGCACCTCAGCAGCGAGCACCTCGACTTCCACGGCACGCTCGAAAACTACTTCGCCGAGAAACGCAAATTGATCCAGCGTTCGGCCCTCGCCGTGCTCAATGTCGATGATCCCTGGACAGCCCAATTGCGCGGCCTCGCGCCCCTGGAGACCACCTACAGCGCGGAAGGTCAGCACGCCGACTGGCGAGCGTATGAAATCGGGGAAGGCCCGGAAGGTCTGCGCTTTCGCGTGAGTTCCCCGGCGGGTGAATTCGAGGCCAAGTTGCCGATGATCGGACGCTTCAACGTCGCCAACGCGCTCGCGGCGATGGGGGCGGCGCACCACCTCGGGGCGGGTGTGGAGCAGCTCCGGGCCGGCCTAGCGAGTTTCCGGGGCGTGCCGGGCCGCATGGAACTCGTGCCGGGGGAAGCGGGGCAGCCGCGCGTGATCGTGGATTTTGCCCACACGCCGCCCAGCCTCGAGAAGGCGCTCGCCACCCTGCGCGCGACGACGCCGGGGCGGCTGTGGGTGGTGATCGGTTCGGCGGGCGGGCCGCGCGATCCGCACAAGCGCGCGCCGCTCGGGGAGGTGGCGACCCGGCTCGCGGATTACGCCGTTTTCACCGAAGAAGACCACCGCGACACCCCCCTCGCGGACATCCTGGCCGAGATGGAGCGCGGCGCCCGGGAGGCGGGCCGGGCCAACTTCCGGAGCATCGAGGACCGCGCGCAGGCGATCCGGCACGCGGTCAGTTCGCTGGGCGCTGACGATACGGTGCTGCTCGCCGGCAAGGGACCGGAAGACACGCTGGAGCGCGGCACCGAGGCCCTGGCCTGGAACGAGGTGGGCGAGGCGCGCGCGGCGCTGGCCGCCGCCGGAGCGCCCGGACCCCGGCTCGCCTAGACTGTCGCCATGAGTTTCGAGTCTGCCGCAGACCCCGCCCTCTTGGTCATAGACGTGCTGGACGAGGAGGCCGGGCTCGCCGACGTGGAGGACAGCGCGGGGCGCACCTTTCAGCTGCCCGCCGAGTGGCTGCCCGGCGCGGCAGACGGCGCGGCCTACCGAGTCGAGGGGCGTGCGGGGCAGGTCACCTTCACCCCCGACCCAGGCGGCGCACGGCAACTGCGCGAGCGCAGTAAGCAGACCCTCCTTGAGTTCGTCGATGAGTTCGGGGCCGATGAGTCTGATCCCGACGGGCCCGGTCCCGACGGGTCTGGGAAGCGCCGATGAGACCGGTCGTCGTCCTGCCTGACCTGCACGGGCGGGCCGACCTGCTTGAGGCGGTCACCGAGCGCTACCCGGAGGCCCACTACCTCAGCCTGGGCGACGCGATTGACCGGGGCCCGCAAAGCATGGCGACGGTGGAGCGGCTGCTTGACCTCCACGCGGCGGGGCGCGCGACCCTGCTGATGGGCAACCACGAGCGCATGGCGCAGGAGGGACCGCGCTGGTACCGCGAACACCTGCTCAGCCGCGACCTGGCCGACTACCGCCGCGCGATGGAGGGCTATCAGTGGTGGATGCGCGCGGGCGGCGAGACCGTGCGGCGCGAACTCGGGCGCCTGACGCTCGAGCAGTTTCCGCCGCTGCTCGAGCGCTACCTCGGGCTCGCGGCGCTGCGGCGGGTGGTGTACGTGACGGCGGACGGCGCCATTCACGACGCGCCGCCCGAGCAGCCCAGTGTCCTCGTGTCGCACGCCGCACCGCCCGTGGTCCACCCCTCGTACCCCAACCCCCTGTCGGCGGCGCTGTGGCTGCGGCCCTTCGAGGGGCCGTTTCCGCTGCCCCCCGGGGTGACCTACAGCCTGCACGGGCATACCCCGGTACGCCAGCCTGCGCGGTTGGGCCAGCACCTCTACGTGGATCTCGGCGCCTACGAAACCGGGCGCCTCGCAGTCGTCGAGCTCGGCGACCCCGGATCGGACCCGCGCCTCACCATCCTCCAGGGGCGCGGCATTCCCGAGGCCAGCCGGCGCTATCCCATGTTCGGTGAGCCGCTGCCTTTTGATCGGGTGGCCCTCGGCGCCCCGGAGCGCTCCTTCCCGCGCGGGGGGTAGCGGCCAGTCAGGACCTGTCGTCTGGCTCGGTCTGTTTCATATTTCTCACAAATTAGCATTTAGATTCTGAGAAACAGAGCTGCTTCAGGAGGTCCTGTATGCTTGCCCCGCTCTCCGACGACAATCTGATTCTCGACACCGACTCGTACAAGAGCAGCCACTTCTTGCAGTACCCGCCCGGCACGACCCGGCTGTTCAGCTACCTCGAGTCGCGCGGCGGCAAGTACCCCGTCACCCGCTTTTTCGGCCTTCAATACGTCCTCGACCGCCACCTCACCCGGCGCGTGACGGCGGAGATGGTGGAAGAGGCCCGTACGCTGATCGAGGCGCACGGCGAGCCTTTTCCCTATGACGGCTGGATGCGGGTGGTGCAGGTGCACGGCGGGCGGCTGCCGCTGGAGATCCGGGCGGTGCCGGAGGGTCTGAACGTCCCGATCCACAACGTCCTGATGAGCTGCACGAACACCGACCCCGAGTTGCCATGGCTCGTCGGCTGGTTCGAAACGATGCTGATGCGGGTGTGGTACCCCACCACCGTCTGCACCCAGAGCTGGCACATCCGCGAGATCATCCGGGAAGCGCTGGAGAAGACGAGCGACCGCGCCGCCGAGGAACTGCCATTTAAGCTGCACGACTTCGGCTCGCGCGGGGTGTCGAGCCGCGAGAGCGCCGGCCTCGGGGGGCTCGCGCACCTCGTGAACTTCCTGGGCAGCGACACCCTCGAAGCCCTGCGGGCTGCGCGCAACCACTACGGCGCCGACGTGGCCGGCTTCTCCATCCCCGCCGCCGAGCACAGCACCGTCACCTCCTGGGGTCAGCAAAACGAGGTGGAAGCGTACCGCAACATGGTCCGCACCTTCGGCAAGCCGGGCGGCCTCTACGCCGTCGTCTCGGACAGCTACGACCTCAAACGCGCGATCAATGTCCACTGGGGCGAGACCCTGAGGCAGGAGGTGATCGATTCGGGCGCCACCTTAGTCGTCCGGCCCGACTCGGGCGACCCCCCCGCGATGGTGCGGCTGGCCGTCCGCGCCCTCGCCGCCAAATTCGGCACCACCGTCAACCGCAAGGGGTATCAGGTGCTCAATCACGTGCGCGTGCTCCAGGGCGACGGCATCAACGAAGACACCATCCGCCAGATTCTGCAAAACCTGCTGATCGACGGCTTCTCCGCCGAGAATGTCGCCTTCGGCATGGGCGGA harbors:
- a CDS encoding UDP-N-acetylmuramoyl-L-alanyl-D-glutamate--2,6-diaminopimelate ligase, encoding MRLPDLAAALGLSAAELPDLGVRGVTHNADWVTAGDLFVAIRGARFDGHAFIAQAQERGVVAVIGEGLPAGETCALPYLKVPDARAALADAACALHGHPSRELRVVGVTGTDGKTTTSWLTRHLLRAAGLKTGLLSTVGYELPDGELRHFPAHFTTPEAPQVQATLREMVNVGAQATVLEASSHALALDRVRGVAWDVGIWTHLSSEHLDFHGTLENYFAEKRKLIQRSALAVLNVDDPWTAQLRGLAPLETTYSAEGQHADWRAYEIGEGPEGLRFRVSSPAGEFEAKLPMIGRFNVANALAAMGAAHHLGAGVEQLRAGLASFRGVPGRMELVPGEAGQPRVIVDFAHTPPSLEKALATLRATTPGRLWVVIGSAGGPRDPHKRAPLGEVATRLADYAVFTEEDHRDTPLADILAEMERGAREAGRANFRSIEDRAQAIRHAVSSLGADDTVLLAGKGPEDTLERGTEALAWNEVGEARAALAAAGAPGPRLA
- a CDS encoding metallophosphoesterase, whose amino-acid sequence is MRPVVVLPDLHGRADLLEAVTERYPEAHYLSLGDAIDRGPQSMATVERLLDLHAAGRATLLMGNHERMAQEGPRWYREHLLSRDLADYRRAMEGYQWWMRAGGETVRRELGRLTLEQFPPLLERYLGLAALRRVVYVTADGAIHDAPPEQPSVLVSHAAPPVVHPSYPNPLSAALWLRPFEGPFPLPPGVTYSLHGHTPVRQPARLGQHLYVDLGAYETGRLAVVELGDPGSDPRLTILQGRGIPEASRRYPMFGEPLPFDRVALGAPERSFPRGG
- a CDS encoding nicotinate phosphoribosyltransferase, producing the protein MLAPLSDDNLILDTDSYKSSHFLQYPPGTTRLFSYLESRGGKYPVTRFFGLQYVLDRHLTRRVTAEMVEEARTLIEAHGEPFPYDGWMRVVQVHGGRLPLEIRAVPEGLNVPIHNVLMSCTNTDPELPWLVGWFETMLMRVWYPTTVCTQSWHIREIIREALEKTSDRAAEELPFKLHDFGSRGVSSRESAGLGGLAHLVNFLGSDTLEALRAARNHYGADVAGFSIPAAEHSTVTSWGQQNEVEAYRNMVRTFGKPGGLYAVVSDSYDLKRAINVHWGETLRQEVIDSGATLVVRPDSGDPPAMVRLAVRALAAKFGTTVNRKGYQVLNHVRVLQGDGINEDTIRQILQNLLIDGFSAENVAFGMGGALLQKVDRDTQRFAYKASAGLIGGEYRGIYKDPVTDPGKRSKDGVLDLVLEDGRMVTRAYSTFDTDFPGSLMRTVFRNGELLVRDSLDEVRGRG